From the genome of Bactrocera oleae isolate idBacOlea1 chromosome 2, idBacOlea1, whole genome shotgun sequence, one region includes:
- the Pli gene encoding protein pellino: MVKRTDGTESPILAEADADGHDKPRVRYGELVILGYNGYLPQGDRGRRRSKFVLYKRTEPNGVKRSKHYIVQSPQTSKAILDANQHSISYTLSRNQAVIVEYKEDTETDMFQVGRSSESPIDFVVMDTLPGDKKDAKVMQSTISRFACRILVNRCEASKARIFAAGFDSSRNIFLGEKATKWQDNVEIDGLTTNGVLIMHPKGQFCGGNAKCGLWRECSVGGDVFSLRESRSAQQKGQPIYDESNVLQDGTLIDLCGATLLWRSAEGLQHSPTKRDLEKLIDEINAGRPQCPVGLNTLVIPRKVNIGDQVNQPYVYLNCGHVQGHHDWGQDKSTGARRCPMCLEVGPVVTLCMGLEPAFYVDVGAPTFAFNPCGHMATEKTVKYWANVDIPHGTNGFQAVCPFCATPLDGSSGYIKLIFQDNLD, from the exons CTACAATGGTTATTTACCGCAAGGTGATCGCGGTCGTAGACGTTCAAAATTCGTACTTTACAAACGTACAGAGCCGAACGGTGTGAAACGTTCCAAACACTATATCGTCCAATCGCCACAGACATCGAAAGCTATACTAGATGCCAATCAACATTCAATTTCATACACACTATCACGTAATCAAGCTGTCATCGTGGAATATAAAGAAGACACGGAAACGGATATGTTTCAG GTTGGTCGCTCATCGGAGTCCCCCATAGATTTTGTTGTTATGGACACATTGCCCGGTGATAAAAAAGATGCTAAAGTCATGCAAAGTACAATATCGCGTTTCGCATGTCGAATACTGGTGAATCGCTGTGAGGCATCCAAAGCGCGAATATTTGCCGCGGGCTTTGACTCAAGTAGAAATATTTTCCTGGGC GAGAAGGCCACAAAATGGCAGGATAATGTCGAAATCGACGGTCTCACCACAAACGGTGTGCTAATAATGCATCCAAAGGGTCAGTTTTGCGGCGGCAATGCCAAGTGTGGACTCTGGCGTGAATGTTCGGTCGGCGGTGATGTGTTCAGTTTGCGCGAGTCGAGATCGGCCCAGCAAAAGGGACAGCCG ATTTACGATGAATCCAATGTACTGCAAGATGGCACGCTGATCGATCTGTGCGGTGCCACGCTGCTTTGGCGCTCAGCCGAAGGCCTACAACATTCACCG ACCAAGCGCGATTTAGAAAAGCTAATTGATGAAATCAATGCTGGACGTCCGCAATGTCCGGTCGGTTTGAATACCTTAGTTATACCTAGAAAAGTGAATATTGGTGATCAAGTGAATCAGCCTTATGTGTACTTAAACTGTGGACATGTTCAGG GTCATCACGATTGGGGCCAGGATAAGAGTACTGGCGCTCGTCGCTGTCCCATGTGCCTCGAAGTCGGTCCGGTCGTTACGCTTTGTATGGGTCTAGAACCGGCCTTTTATGTTGATGTCGGTGCACCTACGTTCGCTTTTAATCCATGCGGTCACATGGCGACTGAAAAGACAGTCAA GTACTGGGCCAATGTTGATATACCACATGGTACGAATGGCTTTCAGGCGGTTTGCCCCTTCTGTGCGACGCCACTGGACGGTTCatccggttatattaagttgattTTCCAAGATAATTTAGATTAA